A segment of the Bordetella flabilis genome:
CGGCACGCTGGCCGTGGCCGCATAGGTCATCGACGCTATCGTCACGCAGCCGGCCAGATTGACCAGCCACAGCTGGCGCGCGTCGACGAAGAGAAAAACCTCTCCCAGCCGAGCCCCAGCCGCGTCGGTATAGACCTGCCTGTAGCGGGACAAAGCGGCGGCCAGCCAGCCATACGCGCTCCAACACGCCACCATAATGCAGCAGGTAGCCGCGATCGCGGCAAGCCATATCACTGCGTTGCTCCTGTGGCCGGCGCCTTGTGCGGCGTGGACGCGAAATGCCTGTTGAACAGGATCGCCGTGGCATCGTTGGTGAACAGCGCTGGATCCAGCGGTCGGCCGGCGTCCCGCCAGCGCTCCGCGAAGGTGGGCATCGTGCTGCAACCGGAGAAACCCCCACCGGCGGCATGGCGGATATAGCGAAAAAGATCATGCGTCTGGATGCGGTCGCCCTCCATGCCGGTGACCTCCGTAATGGCTGTCACGACACGTCGGCCATCCGACATGCGCGCCTGCTGGACGATCAACTGGACGCTGGACGCGATATGTTCCCGCACCGCGGACAGGGGCAGCTCCATGCCGGCCATGAGGATCATGGTTTCGAGCCGCGATAGCGCGTCACGCGGACTATTCGCGTGCAACGTGGTCAGCGACCCCTCGTGTCCGGTGTTCATGGCCGCCAGCATGTCGAAAGCCTCGGGGCCACGGCACTCCCCCACCACGATGCGGTCCGGCCGCATGCGCAAGGCGTTGCGCACCAGGTCTCGAATGGCGATGCGGCCGCGCCCTTCCAGATTCGGCGGGCGAGCTTCCAGTGCGACGACATGGGCGTGCCGCAGCCGCAGCTCGGCGGCGTCTTCGATGGTGATGATGCGCTCTCCCTGCGGAATGGCATTGGACAGGATATTGAGCAACGTCGTCTTGCCGGATCCCGTACCGCCGGACACGACGATGTTCAACCTCTCCCGTACGCAACGGGCGAGGAAGACGGCCATGGCGTCGCTCAGGGAGTCGTGCCGCACCAGGTCGTCCATCGCCAGCGCATGGCGTGGGAACTTGCGTATCGTGAGGCTGGTGCCCTTGAGGGCCACGGGCGCGACCACCGCGTTCACGCGCGAACCATCCTGCAGCCTGGCATCGACCATGGGGCAGCTTTCGTCGATGCGGCGTCCGACTGGGGCCACAATGCGTTCGAGCACGCCCAACACGGCCTGTTCACTGCTGAAAGCCGTGGGATGCCTGGATAGGCAGCCCGCACGTTCCACGTAGATCTCGTCATGGCGGTTGACCATGATCTCGGTGATGGTGCCATCCTCGATCAACGGCGACAGCGGCCCCAGGCCGACCGCCTCGTCCAGGACTTCCCGCATCAGGGACTCGCGGTCCACGGCTTCCGGCAACCGTGTATCAGCCTTGACGATATCGAGGAGCATATCGGCGGCTTCGCGACGCAGCAGCGTGTCGCTCATCTTGGCCA
Coding sequences within it:
- a CDS encoding ATPase, T2SS/T4P/T4SS family; the protein is MVRAAPPVVLGRGPHCGIRLRHWRVGRDHAVLTLSGTDVVIEDMGTLSGTLVNGKRVARYGPLSPDDEVLVGPCLLKVRHDAAIDIPARSCLPYPAMETPARTAAIPLAEPAYAGQAAVQAAIELLPHRQRLHAALLEALDLRRRDVAKMSDTLLRREAADMLLDIVKADTRLPEAVDRESLMREVLDEAVGLGPLSPLIEDGTITEIMVNRHDEIYVERAGCLSRHPTAFSSEQAVLGVLERIVAPVGRRIDESCPMVDARLQDGSRVNAVVAPVALKGTSLTIRKFPRHALAMDDLVRHDSLSDAMAVFLARCVRERLNIVVSGGTGSGKTTLLNILSNAIPQGERIITIEDAAELRLRHAHVVALEARPPNLEGRGRIAIRDLVRNALRMRPDRIVVGECRGPEAFDMLAAMNTGHEGSLTTLHANSPRDALSRLETMILMAGMELPLSAVREHIASSVQLIVQQARMSDGRRVVTAITEVTGMEGDRIQTHDLFRYIRHAAGGGFSGCSTMPTFAERWRDAGRPLDPALFTNDATAILFNRHFASTPHKAPATGATQ